A genome region from Salvia splendens isolate huo1 chromosome 19, SspV2, whole genome shotgun sequence includes the following:
- the LOC121780173 gene encoding G-box-binding factor 4-like — protein sequence MASSSEFMASSTSCDSDHKRKLSACASTSSTVDFLRIDSGSNDLASGSGFLSNARVGISSAAESGSSTLLNAEITRLDAAGAVTPISDGEREPPKMARKTVDDVWREIVAGKKCEKKPKEEMMTLEDFLAKAGEDEEDANADAEVDEDAKIRSVEVKEEGLSGRFYSFESGSGVIGGALSGGLDVGGLSRGRGRRSLSLLEPMDKAAQQRQRRMIKNRESAARSRERKQAYQVELETMAVRLEEEKEQLLKEKAERTKKRLKQLMEDVIPVAEKRRPRRLQKVRSI from the exons ATGGCGTCATCGTCGGAGTTCATGGCTTCTTCGACATCCTGCGATTCGGATCACAAGCGCAAGCTCTCGGCGTGCGCTTCCACCTCCTCGACTGTAGATTTCCTTAGGATTGATAGCGGCAGCAATGATTTAGCCTCCGGCTCTGGATTTTTGAGCAATGCTCGTGTGGGAATAAGTTCGGCTGCGGAGAGTGGTTCGAGTACGTTGTTGAATGCGGAGATAACGCGTCTAGACGCGGCTGGGGCGGTTACTCCGATTAGCGATGGAGAGAGGGAGCCGCCGAAGATGGCTAGGAAAACGGTGGATGATGTGTGGAGGGAGATTGTGGCGGGGAAAAAGTGTGAGAAGAAGCCAAAGGAAGAGATGATGACTCTGGAGGATTTTTTGGCCAAGGCCGGTGAGGATGAGGAGGACGCGAACGCGGACGCAGAAGTGGACGAGGATGCGAAGATAAGAAGTGTGGAGGTGAAGGAGGAAGGCTTAAGTGGAAGGTTTTACAGTTTCGAGAGTGGTTCGGGTGTGATAGGAGGGGCACTGAGTGGGGGGTTGGATGTTGGGGGATTGAGTCGAGGGAGAGGGAGGAGAAGTTTGAGTTTGTTGGAACCCATGGATAAGGCGGCGCAGCAAAGGCAGAGAAGGATGATCAAGAACCGGGAGTCTGCGGCTAGGTCTAGAGAGCGTAAGCAG GCGTATCAAGTGGAATTGGAGACAATGGCAGTGAGACTGGAGGAAGAAAAGGAGCAGCTGCTAAAAGAAAAG GCAGAGCGGACAAAGAAGAGGCTTAAGCAG CTTATGGAGGATGTGATTCCTGTGGCGGAAAAGCGAAGGCCACGACGGTTGCAGAAAGTTCGGTCAATCTAG